In the Benincasa hispida cultivar B227 unplaced genomic scaffold, ASM972705v1 Contig123, whole genome shotgun sequence genome, one interval contains:
- the LOC120068856 gene encoding protein CELLULOSE SYNTHASE INTERACTIVE 1 isoform X1 encodes MAKVAAFPFPCKMRIMVEEGGVDRGLGGTEAEAESAEEWLLQAQKLVPAALEKAMEVKVFPGRWKMIVSKLEQLPSRLSDLSSHPCFSKNALCKEQLQAVLNSLKEAIELAELCFREKFEGKLRMQSDLDSLSGKLDLNLRDCGLLIKTGVLGEATLPLPVSGCSLQWEFTDYSNIRELLARLQIGHMEAKHRALDSLVEILKEDDDNVLSVFSRNNVAALVQLLTATSLCIREKTITVICLLAESGSCEHWLVSEGVLPPLIRLVESGSAVAKEKAVISLQRLSMSSDTARAIVGHGGVRPLIELCKTGDSVSQAAAACTLKNISAVPEVRQTLAEEGIIRVMISLVDCGILLGSKEYAAECLQNLTASNESLRRSVISSGGLRCILAYLDGPLPQESAVGALRNLVSSVSMELLLSLGFLPRLVHVLKSGSLGAQQAAASTICKVCSSAEMKKLIGEAECIPFLIKLLEAKSNSIREVAAQAISSLVTLSENCREVKRDEKSVPNLVQLLDPSPQNTAKKYAIACLGSLSSSRKCKKLMISYGAIGYLKKLSEMDTLGAKKLLEKLERGKLRSLFSRK; translated from the exons ATGGCCAAGGTAGCAGCTTTCCCTTTCCCTTGCAAAATGAG AATCATGGTGGAAGAGGGAGGTGTCGATCGGGGTTTGGGCGGGACGGAGGCGGAGGCAGAGTCGGCTGAAGAATGGCTGCTGCAAGCTCAAAAGCTTGTTCCTGCGGCTCTGGAGAAGGCTATGGAGGTTAAGGTGTTTCCAGGGAGGTGGAAGATGATTGTTTCAAAGCTCGAGCAGCTTCCATCACGGTTGTCAGATTTGTCAAGTCATCCTTGTTTTTCAAAGAATGCCCTTTGCAAGGAGCAATTGCAGGCTGTTTTGAACAGCTTGAAGGAAGCCATCGAATTGGCGGAGCTTTGTTTTAGAGAGAAATTTGAAGGCAAGCTTCGGATGCAGAGTGATCTAGACTCGTTGTCTGGTAAATTGGATTTGAATTTGCGTGATTGTGGCCTTCTGATTAAGACGGGTGTGCTCGGTGAGGCTACTCTACCTCTACCTGTGTCGGGTTGTTCGTTGCAATGGGAGTTTACCGACTATAGCAACATAAGGGAACTGCTTGCAAGGCTGCAGATAGGCCATATGGAGGCAAAACATCGAGCTCTTGATAGCCTTGTCGAGATCCTCAAAGAGGACGATGATAATGTTTTGTCTGTCTTTAGTCGTAATAACGTTGCTGCTTTAGTCCAATTGCTCACTGCAACCTCTCTATGTATCAGGGAGAAGACAATCACCGTAATTTGCTTGCTAGCTGAATCAGGAAGTTGCGAACATTGGCTTGTTTCAGAAGGTGTTTTGCCACCTCTAATCAGACTCGTCGAGTCTGGCAGTGCTGTGGCTAAAGAAAAGGCAGTGATTTCGCTGCAAAGGTTGTCAATGTCATCTGATACTGCCCGTGCAATAGTTGGGCATGGCGGGGTTCGACCTCTTATTGAACTCTGCAAGACCGGTGATTCTGTATCACAGGCTGCTGCTGCTTGCACATTGAAGAACATATCAGCAGTACCCGAGGTTCGACAAACCTTGGCTGAAGAAGGGATCATAAGGGTGATGATCAGTCTTGTAGATTGTGGAATTCTGTTGGGATCAAAAGAGTATGCAGCTGAATGCCTACAAAATCTCACTGCTAGCAATGAATCTCTGAGGAGATCAGTCATCTCCAGCGGTGGTCTTCGCTGCATATTGGCATATCTTGATGGACCTCTCCCTCAAGAATCCGCAGTCGGGGCATTGAGGAATTTAGTCAGCTCAGTTTCAATGGAACTTCTGTTGTCTCTTGGCTTCCTCCCTCGTCTAGTACATGTGCTCAAGTCGGGATCACTTGGTGCGCAGCAGGCAGCAGCATCAACAATCTGCAAGGTATGCAGCTCAGCAGAGATGAAGAAGCTAATAGGTGAAGCCGAGTGCATCCCTTTCCTCATTAAACTCCTCGAGGCCAAATCAAACAGCATCCGAGAAGTCGCGGCGCAGGCAATCTCAAGCCTTGTGACCCTTTCGGAGAACTGCAGAGAAGTCAAAAGGGATGAGAAGAGTGTCCCTAATCTCGTCCAACTGCTTGATCCCAGCCCCCAAAACACAGCGAAGAAGTATGCCATTGCATGCCTCGGGTCACTCTCTTCGAGCAGGAAATGCAAGAAGCTGATGATATCGTACGGGGCAATCGGGTATCTGAAGAAGCTATCAGAGATGGACACACTGGGCGCGAAGAAACTGCTAGAGAAACTGGAAAGGGGGAAGTTGAGAAGTCTGTTCAGTAGGAAATAG
- the LOC120068856 gene encoding protein CELLULOSE SYNTHASE INTERACTIVE 1 isoform X2, which yields MVEEGGVDRGLGGTEAEAESAEEWLLQAQKLVPAALEKAMEVKVFPGRWKMIVSKLEQLPSRLSDLSSHPCFSKNALCKEQLQAVLNSLKEAIELAELCFREKFEGKLRMQSDLDSLSGKLDLNLRDCGLLIKTGVLGEATLPLPVSGCSLQWEFTDYSNIRELLARLQIGHMEAKHRALDSLVEILKEDDDNVLSVFSRNNVAALVQLLTATSLCIREKTITVICLLAESGSCEHWLVSEGVLPPLIRLVESGSAVAKEKAVISLQRLSMSSDTARAIVGHGGVRPLIELCKTGDSVSQAAAACTLKNISAVPEVRQTLAEEGIIRVMISLVDCGILLGSKEYAAECLQNLTASNESLRRSVISSGGLRCILAYLDGPLPQESAVGALRNLVSSVSMELLLSLGFLPRLVHVLKSGSLGAQQAAASTICKVCSSAEMKKLIGEAECIPFLIKLLEAKSNSIREVAAQAISSLVTLSENCREVKRDEKSVPNLVQLLDPSPQNTAKKYAIACLGSLSSSRKCKKLMISYGAIGYLKKLSEMDTLGAKKLLEKLERGKLRSLFSRK from the coding sequence ATGGTGGAAGAGGGAGGTGTCGATCGGGGTTTGGGCGGGACGGAGGCGGAGGCAGAGTCGGCTGAAGAATGGCTGCTGCAAGCTCAAAAGCTTGTTCCTGCGGCTCTGGAGAAGGCTATGGAGGTTAAGGTGTTTCCAGGGAGGTGGAAGATGATTGTTTCAAAGCTCGAGCAGCTTCCATCACGGTTGTCAGATTTGTCAAGTCATCCTTGTTTTTCAAAGAATGCCCTTTGCAAGGAGCAATTGCAGGCTGTTTTGAACAGCTTGAAGGAAGCCATCGAATTGGCGGAGCTTTGTTTTAGAGAGAAATTTGAAGGCAAGCTTCGGATGCAGAGTGATCTAGACTCGTTGTCTGGTAAATTGGATTTGAATTTGCGTGATTGTGGCCTTCTGATTAAGACGGGTGTGCTCGGTGAGGCTACTCTACCTCTACCTGTGTCGGGTTGTTCGTTGCAATGGGAGTTTACCGACTATAGCAACATAAGGGAACTGCTTGCAAGGCTGCAGATAGGCCATATGGAGGCAAAACATCGAGCTCTTGATAGCCTTGTCGAGATCCTCAAAGAGGACGATGATAATGTTTTGTCTGTCTTTAGTCGTAATAACGTTGCTGCTTTAGTCCAATTGCTCACTGCAACCTCTCTATGTATCAGGGAGAAGACAATCACCGTAATTTGCTTGCTAGCTGAATCAGGAAGTTGCGAACATTGGCTTGTTTCAGAAGGTGTTTTGCCACCTCTAATCAGACTCGTCGAGTCTGGCAGTGCTGTGGCTAAAGAAAAGGCAGTGATTTCGCTGCAAAGGTTGTCAATGTCATCTGATACTGCCCGTGCAATAGTTGGGCATGGCGGGGTTCGACCTCTTATTGAACTCTGCAAGACCGGTGATTCTGTATCACAGGCTGCTGCTGCTTGCACATTGAAGAACATATCAGCAGTACCCGAGGTTCGACAAACCTTGGCTGAAGAAGGGATCATAAGGGTGATGATCAGTCTTGTAGATTGTGGAATTCTGTTGGGATCAAAAGAGTATGCAGCTGAATGCCTACAAAATCTCACTGCTAGCAATGAATCTCTGAGGAGATCAGTCATCTCCAGCGGTGGTCTTCGCTGCATATTGGCATATCTTGATGGACCTCTCCCTCAAGAATCCGCAGTCGGGGCATTGAGGAATTTAGTCAGCTCAGTTTCAATGGAACTTCTGTTGTCTCTTGGCTTCCTCCCTCGTCTAGTACATGTGCTCAAGTCGGGATCACTTGGTGCGCAGCAGGCAGCAGCATCAACAATCTGCAAGGTATGCAGCTCAGCAGAGATGAAGAAGCTAATAGGTGAAGCCGAGTGCATCCCTTTCCTCATTAAACTCCTCGAGGCCAAATCAAACAGCATCCGAGAAGTCGCGGCGCAGGCAATCTCAAGCCTTGTGACCCTTTCGGAGAACTGCAGAGAAGTCAAAAGGGATGAGAAGAGTGTCCCTAATCTCGTCCAACTGCTTGATCCCAGCCCCCAAAACACAGCGAAGAAGTATGCCATTGCATGCCTCGGGTCACTCTCTTCGAGCAGGAAATGCAAGAAGCTGATGATATCGTACGGGGCAATCGGGTATCTGAAGAAGCTATCAGAGATGGACACACTGGGCGCGAAGAAACTGCTAGAGAAACTGGAAAGGGGGAAGTTGAGAAGTCTGTTCAGTAGGAAATAG